Part of the Arachis hypogaea cultivar Tifrunner chromosome 6, arahy.Tifrunner.gnm2.J5K5, whole genome shotgun sequence genome, ttattaatttaatttatttagtttgatttatttggttttttaatttaataatatattttattttatatttttaaatattaaaaattaattaatatctaaaaataataaattctaataattttttaatttttttattttaaaatgatgcATAGGAAGGCAAACGGGCTTAATTTAAATCAGTCGGGCCAGTCGCGTAACTTGCTAAAAAAGGCCGGACAAGTtgaaaaattgggaccgccaaagagcaaaagcccgcctaacccgcacTGCTTAAActgcgggctttggcggggcgggcttccctaTCGAGCGTAGTTTTTTTTGGCAAGggagtatttttgtaattttttttgccaaaattcaACTTtctccaacccaacttacaagagtatgaagattAAAATTGAGTGTGTTGGATCATGTTTATGttgctttggagacaatatttgtaattatattttggattatgtttattttgttttggagacaatatttataattatgttttggatgaaaatttagtttataattatgtttattagatatttataattacaaagactttaatgtttgtgaaaataaaaaatataatttgtttatgtctttagaaattataaacttattaatatggttgtgaaattatatatattatttagtagttaatagtaaaaaaaaaaaaaaagagttttggcgGGTTTAACCTGCCAACCCGCAGTTAGGTAGAACAGGGTGGGATTCTAGGACTGCCTAACTAGGTGGGGCGGGACGGACCAGCCCACCAAAGAGCAGGCTTCTGACAGAACAGGACGGATTTCCCCTCTTGCCACCCCTAATTACAGTACACCATTATAAAAGAACAGACTTTTGGCGAAACAGAACGGACTTCCCCACTTGCCACTCCTAATTACAGTACACCATTACGAAGCCAAACCCTCAAAGTCTTTGTGAAAAAAGTCTCTTAAAACTAGTGTAATTATTAAATGACTGAAGTTATTAATTAGAGCTTTTAAGATTTGCAAGTGcaattaaaattaactcaaatataataaacaaaaggaaaagtctagggccagcaattttattgaattttggccagcatgtaaccagcagagaaaggtgagccattagatgaaatttcacaccaatctcacaccattaaatcattattaatggctatttgatggctactaatcacaaaagttgctgtccCCTAACATTGCTCCAAACAAAAATATTAGTCAATCAAATTCCTTTAGTCATATAGTTCACAGATTTAAATGAGTGAATATTACATGCAGAAGACAAGATTTAAATCTCAGATTTGACTAAACAGACTAACTACCCACCGaacttaaccaaaaaaaaaaattggacttTCAAACCTAATTTATTATTTGACAATGAACACAAACTCTGTAAGTAACACTGTTCTTCCCCTTATAAAATCTGGTGCTAGGAGAACAAGAAATTCAGCCAGCCATTACAAACTCATTACATTCTTTgacaaaacaaattaaataagaaaatgagTTCTTTGAGCAGAATTGATGAGAAGCCTCATGCTGTGTGCATAGCATACCCAGCACAAGGCCACATAACTCCAATGCTAAAGCTAGCAAAGCTTCTTCACAACAAAGGCTTCCACATAACTTTTGTTAACACTGAATACAATCACAGACGCCTTCTCAGATCAAGAGGACCCGAATCGCTCAAAGGCCTTCCCTCGTTCCGATTCGAAACCATCCCGGACGGCCTTCCTCAGGACCCTGACGACCATGCTGACGTCACTCAGGACGTGCCTTCTCTATGTGAGTCCACAAGAAGGACTTGCTCTCCGCACTtcaagaagctcatttccaagCTCAATTGTGATGGCGGTGTTCCTCCTGTAACTTGCATAGTGTCTGATAGCATCATGAGTTTCAGTGCTGATGCTGCTGAAGAATTTGGCATCCCTTTGGTGATGTTTTGGACTGCAAGTGCTTGTGGATTTGTGTGCTATATGCACTATCATAAACTTGTTCAAAAAGGCTTAATACCACTCAAAGGTAAATTATTCATCATTTCATTTCTTTAACAGTATTTGGTTGaacttctaaattttttttaattttataaaaaataaaaataattttatgtttgatattttatataaaaaaatatttatatttattaattatatttagacataataatataaaaataattttttgtttattattacgtgaaaaatatatttttaaaaaaatacaaaatataatttttaaaattttttttaaatttttttagtacttttacttttattactagaaatttattagacacactaaaaaataaaaaaaaaaaagatatttttttattaatttaatggtGTCCAAAAAAGCACAATAAATTCATTTGGGTGATTTTctagaaaaaagatatttttcgagttatctttttttaaaagattttataaaaaataaaaataattttatgttaaaatatctttttgtctatcaattatgtttgggtataataatataaaaatattttttatttatttattatgtgaaaattattatttttttaaaatcttttaaaaaattatataaatggtagtttcttaaaaaaaatatattttttatattttttaatgcttttatttttagagtaaaatatcgtttttatccccaacgtttgaggtaagaCCTAAAGTTGtacctaacgtttcaatcgtcctatcctgccgttagggatccattaacaaaattgacggcgggacaaaattaagacgattttaaaacgttagggacttaaataggacgaaacgttagagacaaaaatgatacataaaaataaattttaatttaattttatctttcaataatattaattttttattatacatagtatataattattttttaattacatctaaataaattacacttaatcacattacttttattttaaataaatttatttttatcaatttaataacaTTCAAATAAATACTTTATGTTGTTATTTGATTAATTTGTATTCTCATCCACTCCTTCCTACTTCCTAGTACCATTGTATCAACCCTACCGAAATTTGGCCACCATAAAAATAATCTCGaaattattgttaatttgttGCAAATAATAATTTGGACTAATTAACTATCATTTAATGATCGATATTTCTATGGTTTTGGAGAACGAACCGAATCAGCCAGTTTGAGTGGAATAAGCCAGTTTGAGTGGAATAATTGAAACTGACTATTTGGTTGTCTATTCAAAGTAAAATTTGATTGCCAGCAAATCGGTCAAATACTGAAAAATTGACTAGTTGGTCgaaccaattttatttttcagcaattaaccgctttaaaataattaataaaaaattaatgttttttaattatatattttatatataaatatattattttattatatttgatttaatcattattaaacttttaatttaattttcaatggcACCTTAGATGATTCTCTtattaatttcaaatcattaaTTAATAAGGAAAACAATTTATTCGCTAATCCTTCACAAAttcgttaaaaaataaaaaattatatgtattttttattaaatttgtgaTATATCGATATTAGACGTATCTGATCTcatgaattttatattattttattaaatattttgatgGTCCGAATTCGTGACATAAGAcagattaatttattaaattacttaaattaattttatttttcaggataaaagtatttaaaataatttgaaattagttaTATAATTTTGcaattttagagatatttttcgCTTTAAAAATACTTTTCAATTTCACTTTTAAAATAGTTAATCTTGCCTAAGCAAAGTAATTATTAGAATATAGCATATATGAGTCGATTGACATGCAGATATGAGCTATGTCACAAATGGATATTTGGAGACTACCCTAGATTGGGTGCCAGGAATTAAAGAAATTCGATTGAGGGATATGCCCAGCTTCCTCAGAACCACAGACCTAAAAGATATTATGCTTGATTTCTTCATAGGAGAGTGTGCACGAGCTCACAAAGCTTCAGCAATAGTAATGAACACATTTGATGCTTTGGAGCATGATGTTTTGGAAGCATGTTCTTCCATTGATAACATGCCTCCTATTTATCCCATTGGTCCCTTGAATTTTCAACTGAACCACTTCAACAACGAGCACTTAAACAAAATTTCATCCAACCTTTGGAAAGAGGATCTAGAGTGTCTTGAATGGCTAGACAAACAAGAGCCCAATTCAGTTGTGTATGTGAACTTTGGTAGCATCACAACTATGACCAATGAAAACTTAATAGAGTTTGCTTGGGGACTTGCCAATAGCAACAAAAAATTCTTTTGGGTAATTAGGCCAGATCTTGTGGCTGGTGAAAATGCTGTGTTACCTCCTGAATTTTTGGAAGTGACAAAAATTAGAGGCATGTTATCAAATTGGTGTCCCCAAGAACAAGTTTTGGCTCACCCTTCAATTGGGGTGTTTTTGACACATAGTGGTTGGAACTCAACATTGGAAAGTGTGTGTGGTGGTGTGCCCATGATATGTTGGCCCTTCTTTGCTGAGCAACAAACCAATTGTAGGTTTTGTAATAAGGAGTGGGGAAATGGGTTGGAGATAGAATATGTTAGCAGGGAGAAAATTGAGAGCCTTGTGAGGGAGTCAATGGATGGAGAGAAGGGTCAAGATATGAGACAAAAGGCTTTGCAATGGAAGAAATTAGCCAAGGATGCTGCTTCTGCCCCGGATGGATCCTCATTTCAGAATCTAGAGAAGGTGCTTCATCAAGTTCTATTGAACAATTTCACTACTACAAAGTAGctagtttttttctttattttatgcaTAATGTGTTTAGCTCTACCTATATATGAATGCGGGCACAGATAATTTTACATACATATGTTGTATTACATCTATTATATGTACTTATCATTGCCATCTTTTCTGAACTCCTAAATAGGGATGTTCAAATCCAAACCAATTTAAAATTAAACCGctcatctaatttaatttaaactaaaaattgattaaaattgtattaatttaaatttgattggattatattttttgtaaaccGCATTGATTGAATCGGATTTCGAATCTACTTCTCAAAATCGATCCAAatcaatccaaaccgcacaatacgctataatattattattttattattgtatttataattttacttataatatattcaatttgttatagatttttatattattcatgtattattattatttaataaatattttatattcaaaatatgatttatttatttattttaactaatttataattttatttctattgttatgttattattGGTTTTTCAAGATATTGTTGAGACTTATTATGTCATTgttagttatttaaaatttgatattgagatttgttatatatatttaattttttttaatttacaaaatcgcAAATCCAATCCAATTCAAACTGCTTTAAATTGGgtcggattttttttaaatatcatcaAATCTAAACCACACTACAAATAAAATTGGTGTTCAAATTAGATAAATTTTTAACTCAAAACTGATCCAAATCGCACGATAAACACCCGTACTCCTTAGAACATGCATAGCTGGTCAAGTATTGAAATAATAAGGTTGTACTTAGATGGTATTATATGTgagttttctttatttagtaatcAAATGTGAAGGTGGATGTTGTTGTGTCCGTTTGGAAGAAggtttttgtatttgtgttttcttttttcgaaacgtaatttttatttagttttcaaaggCAAAAATTAGAGTTGTTCATGGATTGGATTTAGTCATATTAAAAGAGGGAATAGAAGAGTTGAATTGGGTTAGAATAATCTTTGTCAATCACTATTTCCTCGTATgaagacaaataaataaaataataaaactgtGTTTGGTTAGTTTATACCAAAAAACATAGATATTgagacataaataaaaaagacaTAAATACACAAGACacataaattattaaaaagtcTATAATATCTTCATCATCTACCTTCACCATTATTATTACCAAACTTTTTATCaaccctaaaaaataaataacaaaaaatttcaataattttaacaATAAATTCAACTATCAATGGAAGTAAAAATTCTATCTAATAATCAattcaacaatttttttaataaaaaaattaaaataaatctgaaaaaaatggacaaaaaaaaaaagagtatgagAGATATGGCAGTGGAGAGGCGGTAGGAGAGAAGTGGGAGTGATGGACttgaagagggagaagaagaacagCGAATCTAGAAATAACGTGAAAATGGATCTGAAGGCAATCATAGCAAAAGGCAACGGCAGTGATGGAATAGaaaagaagaacaatgaaaaaaaaaaaaaaggaaggaggGAAGGAAGAGAGGCAATGGTTCTTTGGTTGGAGAAAGGGAGGAGAAAGGTGAAGATGGTAGTTTGGGTGTGcgggagaaaaaggaagaagatctGATGCAGAGAGAGGTAAAACGTGAAAaatgaaagaaggagaaagaagatcTGTAAAGGacataattgaaaataaaaagaaaaaaaatgtgtttATGTCTAAAAATTTGGGTTCTGTCCCTTGGTTTAGTATACAAATTTTGTATATTTGTGTACTTGCGTGTCTATCTATGTCTGCTAAAAATTCGTATCTCAACAAATAAACAATGAACATGTACCATCGTGTTTGCTAAAAATCCATATCTCAGCAAATAAACAATGAACATGTATCATCGTGTCTATGTCTCTCAAATCAAAAGCTACCTAATACCACCAACACCTAATCTACAAGTCATCCTGATTGTTCTCATTATAAATATTTTGTgaagattaataataattttagtgtGATGGACAAACACTATCCCAAGTATGCCTTCATGAGTAAAAAAATGTTGATCCTCTCCATTGATTTTCCATAAAGTATTCTATATCAAACTATGAATATGGACACTAATAGTAAGGTTACCTGAAACGGCTAGGCATGGCTTGGAGATGATTCAAACACCAATGAAAAAACTCATGTTCACTTTTTGAATGACAGTGAAGCACATATAAAAGACTCTAATACATAGATTAGTAAGAGTTTAAGTAAGATGTGTataaaaattgaatgaaaaatatataaaatattaaaatatttatagaatggAATAATGACTAATAGTCATTAGTAACAAATCTTTTTGGATAATCGTTGGTGATTATACTTCCATTGTGTAAAAAGTTATGCAAATTTGGAttggttttattattattatttttgttgggtATTGAAACGGGACTGTATTGGTTATTATCTAGACGATCATAACCGAAGCAGAAGGATCTTTTAAGTCGGGTGGAGCCAATGGACCACAATTCTAGGGGACTCGATCTACTTCCTTTAATCCGGTTGATCCATTCAAGAGAGGAAAAGACACTTCTAATTTATTGGGCCAAGTCGTACAAAAAAGTCCAGTTTGACTtcccattttttttataattaaaaactcgCAAGGTTCGTCAGTACAGTTAGAGAGTCTCGGCAACAAGTAAAACGATACCAACAACTACCAAGATACAACACCAAGAGAGGAGATCAGTTCCAATACAGGAACAGAAGACAACACTACAACCAACAAAAGcccaaacttaaaattgttaGACCTGTATAGGAAGTAGAACATAGGAACAAATTttactaagttttttttttttttttggtttacccaaacggtatcccccaacccgacaggttgAAGACTAAATTTTACTAAGTTATTATGTCTATATGTCGGACACATTTTAGACATAATATTTGTTTGACGTGTGTTTTTTTATGTCAAAATATgtcttaaaaacataaaaaaaatatttttagtttgagCACATTTAAATATGAGTCAgtatattcaattttatttttaactaatatttttaaaataaatttaaaaattatatatattattatttattaaaaaaatattttaaatactatcattataaaatattaaaaatacttaaaaatgttagtttgtattttaatattaataaaataatattataatttatgttttatacttatattttggtTGTCTACGGTATCTTTCAGTTCGACAAGTTAAAGACTAATTTGTCACGGATTAgagttctatttaaaaatttgtcgcTAGCCAATGAGTTACTATATATATAAGACGAGATTCAAATCTTCGATATTTATTTAAACGGACGAGTGAGTTGACCATTTGACTAATCCAAATTGGTTaggttatatatgtatatagtataCAAATTCCCATTGTGACACTTCCCTGATTATTCATTAATGCAAAGACTTTCCAATTTCTACTTTCTACTTTCCACTTTCCACTTTCCAGTTGGCTTTTGATTCGACACTTTCCCTCTAAAATGATTTTACTTTAAATAAGCATATTTTTTCTTACTTAAACGGTTAAACCCATCCTTCCATAGGAATATTTAATCCTCAcatgtaaaattaagaaatataaaaaaattgccaCAATGGTCAGAGGCACACTAATTTACTCTCCTTAGTCATTAATCATTAtccaaatccaaaaaataaattatagaagAGGGTTTGTGTTGTTCACGTGTAGCCACAAGTAACCTATAACATAATAGTGACTGAGAATGCCCCAAGTCTCACACTCACAAATTCATTTCCATTCGCATCAAAACCCACACTCACCAATAACAACTAACTATTCAACTTCATCAATTCTCTGCAAAAATGGCTTCTTCTATGGCTTTCTCTGCCACCACCTTCTTCACTACTACTCAAGCTAGAACAGCAAATtcaaattcttctttttcttcgccATCTATTCCCTTTATCAAACCCTCCTCCTTTGGTTCCTCCAAGTCAGCGTTTTTTCAAAATGGGTTTTCTTTGAACTCATCCAATCTTCCTGGGTTTGTAGTAAAGCCTCGATCTTTTTCAGTTAATGCAAGAGCAGCCACTGAGAAAACCATATATGATTTTACAGTCAAGGTATCAAGTTCCATTCCTTCATACTCTTCATTTGATTATTATAAAGtgcttttttctattttgttaatAAGAAAAGGATTTTGGGGGTTAATCTTATATTTTAGCTATGTACTTGTGGAATTTGAATTTGGTGCGGGAAGTAATATGGATGGCTTAACTTGGAGGGTGCCAGGAATTGTTATTTGTTAGAAGAATTTCTTAAGATGCATTTAGAATTTGTTTGGTAAGTGCTTTtagaaagaaaatatagaaacACTTAGACCGAGATAAGATAAAACAAGATAAGAAAGTTGTATCTTTGACTCTCTCTTCACTGCCCCAATTGTCAATGGataaaaatttggatattttcctcTAGGACAAAAGTATTTTAGCTTTTTCTCCGGTATATGAAAGTTTAGGTATGTTCAGCACCAATCTGTCATTCTATCTTACTAGTGTCAGGCTATTAGCTCATCCTACTagtgttctctctctctctctctctcacaggATGTTTTTCATGGTCATGGTGCAGGATATTGATAAAAAGGATGTTCCTCTTAGCAAGTTTAAGGGCAAGGTTCTCTTGATTGTCAATGTTGCTTCAAGATGGTATGGACTATGGACTGTCATCAAACATATCTAGTTATTAACCTTAGTGAAAAATGCTTTACCTTACTTATAAACGAGTGTAACAAAGAAAATTGGACTTTTTTGGGGTctataatcaataaattaaagagaTATTAAAGATACTAACTTTCCTTATTAGGGTGTTAGGCATATTGTTAGGCACATTTGTTTGTAGGAAATACCGAACTGATACCTTAGTCTACAAATCTTAATTGTGCTATGGCCTAATTTTTCCTCTTTTGATGGATGCTTCTTCCTTGCCATATCTTACTCAATGTGAACATGAATATCAAATCCATAGCTGAAATTATGATTTCTGGACAGTTCTGATTAAACTGAATAACATTACTTTGAATGACAGTGGTTTGACATCATCGAACTACTCGGAACTGGCACGCTTATatgagaaatataaaaataaaggtaTGTTATGCATAGAGCCATAGAGGATAGTTATTTGCTTGGTGAGCATGACAAATCAAATGGTCATGCTCcctgcacttcaacttgatgttTCTACAGTGCAATTTTTTTGTTCTGAAAAAATCTAGTTCCTTTGCAAATCATTCTGCTTTgcctttttggaattttttatttacagTGGGGTGCGGTTTTGGGGGGTGAGGTTGTAACattgtaaataattagaatagaAGTGCTGTAGTCCTCTATATGTGTCTATAATAAGGACTCCATGGAATATTTTAAGAACCATTTGCGGATAGTGGTTAAGACcacaaaagagaaagaaacacAAGATTTACAAATTATTTATCTTACATTGTTGCCAGGTATGACCAAGTGAAGTGGGATGTATTACATTCTTCCTTATCTATACCAAGTGCATCTTAAGCTACTTATTAATATAGGTGGCGTAAGAGATTGAAAATTACTAACTTAGTATGGGTAGAAAATGGGTAAATTTGGCCTTGGATGCATCTTTGATCTCTTCATATTTGAAGAACTTTTGTggtttcctttaattttttttttaaaaatagaatatgaAATTTCCAGGTAGGAGATTGAAAAGTGACTTAAAAAGTTAAAATCCAACTTTATGCATCATCGAAGTCTTATTGTTTCTCTTGCACACAGCTCTAAACTGTACTTGAAAAGTAATATATTTTCTCATCAACACCACTTATGGAGTTTCTTTCCAGGTTTGGAGGTTCTAGCATTCCCCTGCAATCAGTTTGGTATGCAGGAGCCTGGATCTAACCAAGAAATTAAGCAGTTTGCTTGCACTCGATTTAAAGCAGAATTTCCCATTTTCGATAAGGTTTGGTATTGTTTTTCTCCGTTCAGTAGTACGGTTAAATTTGAATAAGCAACCTAGTAAAGTTTTGTACAACAGGTTGATGTGAATGGACCATTTACGGTTCCAGTTTACCAGTTTCTGAAATCAAATGCTGGAGGCTTTCTAGGTGATCTTATCAAGTGGAACTTCGAGAAGTTCTTGGTTGATAAAAATGGTAAAGTTGTTGAAAGATATCCGCCAACTACCTCACCTTTCCAAATTGAGGTATGTTAAGCACTCCCCTGGTCCTCGAGATTCAGTTTGTAGTTGTTACAATGATGTTGAATTTGTTAATTAATAAGGTACGTAAGATCAAAGGTTAGGGTTCTTGATGTTCATTAAATAATTGGGATATCTAGCACTAAAATTCAGAGTTGAAACTTTAATGCGGAAGACTTCACTACCAGAtcctaaagtttgaatttcatccGCGTGGCATTTCCTGTAACTTAAGTGTTATAATAATCTCCACATACTATCTTCAAACTTAGGATAAACGTACTGGAGGAGATTATCTATTTCATTCTACCCATGAAGTACCGAATTTTAATTTAGAGATATGATCTATTACTGTTGGGTTTGGTTTTGTCATATCAGTGGAGAAATTTGGTTCTAGCTCACTTTTTCTTCTATGTTGGGTTTGTTAAAGATAAACAATTCCTTGGAAATGTGTTATTTTACTAAGAGCGATGGTCTTTTAATGAAGACTGAGAGCCATTCATACAATGTTTCTATTTTGAAGAAGTGTTCAGCAGAAAGTGCTCCTTAATTGATGCTAATGACCAATAGCAGAGACGTTAGAGACCATAGTTAGCTGTGAAGTTCATAGCTTATAGCATCATTTTAGTGATGCTTACTATGAGCTCATATCCGCAAATGATGACAATATCCTCTTTTACCAACGCGTAATTTTGTCAGTTCTTAAAAAGGCTTGGTACTTGAAATGAGGAATCTTGAGTTCTTGGCTAATCATACATGATGGTTGTTTTCATAGAAACCACACTAAATTAGGCAAGTAATACTAATAGTGTGTATTATTCAAACCTTAAGACAGATATCAGTGTGATATCAGGATAAGAGAGGAAGAATGTGCAGAACTTTGACCCAGGAATATTGTGAATGAACGGATTCTTGTAAATTGGATTAGATTTCATCAAGGGAAAGGCGAAAATGGCACTTACCCCCTTAGAATACAGGCTATGTGCACTTTAGGCCCTACAATTTATAAGTAAAGTTGAACCATTAAACTTTTGAGTGTGAATTTTAGTCAAAATAACTATATTATACCCCGAACATTAGGTCATGTGCAAATCGACCCGGGAAGTTTTTTGAATGTGCAACTCAATATCAATAAAGTTTAGGGATCAATTTTCACTTTTCTCTGTGTTAAAGTTCAAAGAATTAGAATGCTCTCATCCCTTTCATAATTTTGATGTCTACCACTCTTGCTTTTTATATTTTGGTTGACATGTCGATATGTAAATAATTGTCGCGACAACTTCTGATGAAATACTAGAATGCCAAGTGAGGCATAGACACTGTTACTCATCGGACCCAAAGTTCCACCACCTTGGATATCTTC contains:
- the LOC112755813 gene encoding 7-deoxyloganetin glucosyltransferase, with the protein product MSSLSRIDEKPHAVCIAYPAQGHITPMLKLAKLLHNKGFHITFVNTEYNHRRLLRSRGPESLKGLPSFRFETIPDGLPQDPDDHADVTQDVPSLCESTRRTCSPHFKKLISKLNCDGGVPPVTCIVSDSIMSFSADAAEEFGIPLVMFWTASACGFVCYMHYHKLVQKGLIPLKDMSYVTNGYLETTLDWVPGIKEIRLRDMPSFLRTTDLKDIMLDFFIGECARAHKASAIVMNTFDALEHDVLEACSSIDNMPPIYPIGPLNFQLNHFNNEHLNKISSNLWKEDLECLEWLDKQEPNSVVYVNFGSITTMTNENLIEFAWGLANSNKKFFWVIRPDLVAGENAVLPPEFLEVTKIRGMLSNWCPQEQVLAHPSIGVFLTHSGWNSTLESVCGGVPMICWPFFAEQQTNCRFCNKEWGNGLEIEYVSREKIESLVRESMDGEKGQDMRQKALQWKKLAKDAASAPDGSSFQNLEKVLHQVLLNNFTTTK
- the LOC112755818 gene encoding phospholipid hydroperoxide glutathione peroxidase, chloroplastic, with product MASSMAFSATTFFTTTQARTANSNSSFSSPSIPFIKPSSFGSSKSAFFQNGFSLNSSNLPGFVVKPRSFSVNARAATEKTIYDFTVKDIDKKDVPLSKFKGKVLLIVNVASRCGLTSSNYSELARLYEKYKNKGLEVLAFPCNQFGMQEPGSNQEIKQFACTRFKAEFPIFDKVDVNGPFTVPVYQFLKSNAGGFLGDLIKWNFEKFLVDKNGKVVERYPPTTSPFQIEKDIQRLLAA